The following proteins are encoded in a genomic region of Zea mays cultivar B73 chromosome 9, Zm-B73-REFERENCE-NAM-5.0, whole genome shotgun sequence:
- the LOC103628669 gene encoding cysteine-rich receptor-like protein kinase 18: MAPEYVSDGLLSIKSDVFSFGVLLLEIISGKRSSGFQHNGEFYNLLEYAWELWKDRRWNEFIDQSFGDDYELEELMKYLAVALLCVQEKTVDHPTMPDVVAVLISDSVTLPEPKQPAYSYAKVDVSVI, encoded by the exons ATGGCTCCTGAATATGTGTCTGATGGCCTTCTCTCGATCAAGTCAGATGTTTTTAGTTTCGGGGTCCTGCTTCTTGAGATTATAAGTGGAAAGAGGAGCTCAGGTTTTCAGCACAATGGAGAGTTCTACAACCTTCTTGAATAC GCCTGGGAACTGTGGAAGGATAGAAGATGGAATGAGTTCATTGATCAATCCTTTGGTGATGACTACGAACTGGAAGAGCTGATGAAATACCTTGCTGTGGCCTTGCTGTGTGTTCAAGAAAAAACAGTAGATCATCCCACAATGCCTGATGTCGTTGCAGTTCTTATCAGCGATAGCGTCACTTTGCCAGAACCAAAGCAGCCAGCTTACTCCTATGCGAAAGTAGATGTGTCAGTAATATAG